A window of Longimicrobiaceae bacterium genomic DNA:
GAGGGATGGGATGCGAGCGCCGCGACGGTGCAGCGGTGGGAGCGCGCCCGGCCCGGCGCGCCGTGGACCCGCGTGGGAGATGCCGTCCCCGCGGTCGTCGGACGGAGCGGCCTGGGGTGGGGCGTGGGCCTGCACGTGACGCCGGGCGGAGACGGGCCGGTGAAGAGGGAGGGGGACGGGCGCGCGCCGGCCGGCATCTTCCGCTTGAGCACTGCGTTCGGGTACGCCCCGGCGGACTCGGTCGTGTGGATCCGCCTGCCGTACCGCCAGTCCACCGCCGCCAGCCAGTGCGTGGACGACGGCGCATCTGCGCACTACAACACGCTGGTGGAGCGGACGGATGTGGCGCGGCCCGACTGGAGCAGCCACGAGGAGATGCGCCGCGGCGACGAGCTTTACCGCCTGGGCGTGTTCGTGGACCACAACGCCGCGCCGACGGTAGCGGGACGCGGCTCTTGCATCTTCCTGCACATCTGGGCGGGCCCCACCGTCGGCACCGCGGGCTGCACCGCCTTCGCCCCCGCCCGGCTGGAGGAGATCGTCCGCTGGCTGGACCCTGCCGCCCGCCCCGTGCTCATCCAGCTCTCCCGCGCGGAGTACGAACGCCTCCGCGCCGCGTGGGATCTGCCGTAGCTGAAACGGGGCTCTCCACGTTCTGGAGAGCCCCGCCTCTGCAAACCCGTTCAGCACTGCGACCGATTTTTCGTCCTCGCGCAGGCAGTCGGGGTCTCCGCCCGCCGCCGTCCTCAGTTCCGCGCGTCTCCAGCCACCGCCGCGGGCACTGCGCCTGCCTTTCCCGTCGGAAACGTCCACGCGACCACGGCGCCGCCGCTGGGGGCCGGTGCGACGGTGAACGAGAGGAGGCGCCGGTCGATGGGGTTGTTGGGGTGCGCGTGGCTGTAGCGCACGACCTTGAGGCCGCTGAAGGTGCCGATGGCGGCGCCCACCAGCACGTCGCTGGCCCAGTGCTTGTTCTCGTACATGCGCGACGCGCCGATGAGCGTGGCGCCCCCGAACATGAGCGGGCCCACGTACTTGCCCGAGCCGGGCCACCAGCGCGACGTCTCGGCCGTGACGGCGGCGGCGGCGGCGAACCCGGCGGTGGTGTGGCCGGAGGGGAACGACTTGTAGTCGTCGCTCTTGAAGCCGCGGGTGAACCGGAAGTCGTACGGATGCTCCACGTCCACGAACGGCCGGCGGCGCCCCGCGAAGTTCTTCACCACGTCGGTGATGGCGGTGCCGAGAAGGATAGCCTCGGTGCCGTGCAGGCCCAGGTCGGCCACGCGCGGCTGGTGGGTGAGGCGACCCACGGCGTACATGCCCGTGCCGATCACCAGCGAGCCGGGCACGGCGGTCACGTCGAAGGCGCGCGCGGTGTTCTTCAGGAAGTGGCTCGACTGCCGCGAAGAGTCCTGGAGCTCCCGCGCGATGGCGCGGTCAGCCGGCCCAAGGGCGATGGTGGCGAGCACGAAGCCGCCGGCCAGGTAGGCGTCGTGCCGCGTGAACAGCGTCTCCGGCGGCTTCGAGGTGTCCGCCGGCGGCGGGGAGGCTACCTGCTGCGCCGCCGCCGGTAGCACGCCGCCCGCCAGCACTACCGCCGTCCACACGGTCGCGATACCGCTCCTGCATCTCCCACGCATCGAACGCCTCCGTGTTGGGTTACGTGCAGCCGTCCAGCTTCCCTCGCTGCTGCCCAGGGTGCGCCGAGACCGCTTCATCTCCGCCTCGTTACATCACAAGCCGCGCCACCCCGCCATCCACCGCATCCGCCGAATCGCCAAGGACGGGCTACGCCGTTCTTCGCGCCTGCGGTCCCGGCACATCGACCAAATCCGTATCCATCGACGCGCATCGACCACTTCGTATCCGCCGGCCGGCCAGCATCCACCGACTGCTCCATTTCTGCCCGGCTTCCAGCACCGCCGATCTCCCGCATCCGCCACCGATTCACCATCAACCGATCACCCCGCAGTTCGCCCTGCCGTGCATCTCCCGAATCGGAGGGCGTCAGGCCGGATGCGGCAGTGGCGCTGGGGCAGGCGTTGCATCGTCCTCGCGCTCGTGCAGCCGGTAGCCGGGGCCGCGGATGGCGACGAGCAGGGCGGGGACGGCGAAGAGCGTGATGGGCGTCGAGAGCGCCAGGCCGCCGATGACCGCCAGCGCGAGCGGACGCTGCAGCTCCGCCCCCGCGCCGAGGCCGAGCGCGAGCGGCGCCAGTCCGAAGAGCGTGCAGAGCGTGGTCATTAGGATGGGCCGCAGGCGGGTGCGCGCGGCGGCGAGGATGGCCTCGCCCAGCGGTTCGCCCTCGTGGCGCATGCGGTGCTGCGTGAAGTCCAGCAGGATGATGCCGTTCTTCACGATGAGGCCCACGAGGAGGACGAGGCCCATGAGCGACGACACGTTCAGCGGCGTGCCCGTCGCCAGCAGCAGCGCCACGGCGCCCACGAACGAGAGCGGCGCCGCGAGCACGATCACCAGCGGCTCCACGAACGACTCGAACTGCACGACCATCACGGCGACGACGGAGAGCGCGGCCAGGGCGAGCACGGCCAGCAGCGACTTGAACGCCGCCTGCTGCCCGGCGTACTGCCCGCCGATCTCCACGCGCAGGCCGGGCGGCGGCGGGTTGGCGGCCAGCACGGCCTTCACGTCCGTCATCACCTCGCCGAGCGAGCGGCCCTCCACGCCTCCGGTGATGGCGATCATCTGCCGCTGGTTCTCGCGCCGCAGCTCGGCGCGCGAGTCCTCCTCGCGCACGGTGGCGACGGTGCCCAGCGGCGCCTCCTGGTGCGTGGACGGGCTGAAGACGGGCAGGCTGCCCAGCCTCGCGGGGTCGAACCGAACCGCGTCGGGCGCGTGCACCCGCACGCCGATGGTGCGGTCTTCGGCCCGCACCTCGCCCGCGGGGGCGCCCAGGAGCGCGGCGGCGACTTGGCCGTTCACGTCGTCGGCCGTCATGCCGAGCTGGCCGGCGCGCGCCTGGTCCACCCGCAGCAGCAGCTCCGGGCTGGGCTCGCTCACGCCGTTGAAGAGGTCGACCAGCCCGTCCACCTTCTCCAGCGGCGCCGAGACCTTGCGGGCGTACGCCTCCATCTCGTCCAGCCGGTCGCCGAAGACCTTGATCTCCACGGGGTTGGCGCTGCCCGCCAGGTCGTTGATCACGTCCGACAGGATCTGCACGAACTCCACCTGCAGCCGCGGCACCTGGTGCTCCAGCCGGCCGCGCACGTCCTCGATGACCTGGAAGATGGTGCGCGAGCGCTGGCTGCGCGGCTTGAGGCGCACGACCATGTCACCCACGTTCTGCTCCGTGGCGAACAGCCCGAGCTCGGCGCCCGTGCGCCGCGACGTGCCCTCGATCTCGGGCGTCTGCGCCAGGATGCGCTCGGCTACGTGCACCTGCCGGTCGGTTTCCTCCAGCGCCGTGCCGCCGGGCGTGAAGTAGTCGAGCACGAACGCGCCCTCGTCCATCTCCGGAAGG
This region includes:
- a CDS encoding L,D-transpeptidase family protein, with protein sequence MRERSAVMAMLASAALAGCAGPRMPGPAEAPLQAIVSVTEGWDASAATVQRWERARPGAPWTRVGDAVPAVVGRSGLGWGVGLHVTPGGDGPVKREGDGRAPAGIFRLSTAFGYAPADSVVWIRLPYRQSTAASQCVDDGASAHYNTLVERTDVARPDWSSHEEMRRGDELYRLGVFVDHNAAPTVAGRGSCIFLHIWAGPTVGTAGCTAFAPARLEEIVRWLDPAARPVLIQLSRAEYERLRAAWDLP
- a CDS encoding phosphatase PAP2 family protein, which gives rise to MWTAVVLAGGVLPAAAQQVASPPPADTSKPPETLFTRHDAYLAGGFVLATIALGPADRAIARELQDSSRQSSHFLKNTARAFDVTAVPGSLVIGTGMYAVGRLTHQPRVADLGLHGTEAILLGTAITDVVKNFAGRRRPFVDVEHPYDFRFTRGFKSDDYKSFPSGHTTAGFAAAAAVTAETSRWWPGSGKYVGPLMFGGATLIGASRMYENKHWASDVLVGAAIGTFSGLKVVRYSHAHPNNPIDRRLLSFTVAPAPSGGAVVAWTFPTGKAGAVPAAVAGDARN